A stretch of the Oceanicola sp. D3 genome encodes the following:
- a CDS encoding GFA family protein — MTDPAIGQCLCGDVTFSISGAFEAFFLCHCSRCRKDTGSAHSANLFFSTARITWLSGEANVRSFRLSGSRHAKCFCTRCGSALPFEDADDGMVVVPAGSLDGLIGMKPNAHICFADRADWDDDLAALEKIDGLPG; from the coding sequence ATGACCGACCCCGCAATTGGGCAGTGCCTGTGTGGCGATGTGACGTTCTCCATATCCGGCGCTTTCGAAGCCTTCTTTCTTTGCCATTGCTCGCGCTGCCGCAAGGATACCGGGTCAGCCCATTCGGCAAACCTGTTCTTCTCGACGGCCAGGATCACCTGGCTGTCGGGCGAGGCAAATGTCAGGAGCTTCCGGCTTTCCGGGTCGCGACACGCAAAATGCTTCTGCACCAGGTGCGGGTCCGCGCTGCCCTTTGAAGATGCAGACGATGGCATGGTTGTTGTGCCGGCAGGGTCACTCGATGGCCTGATCGGAATGAAGCCCAACGCGCACATCTGCTTCGCCGATCGCGCGGATTGGGACGACGACCTTGCCGCCCTCGAGAAGATCGACGGGCTCCCCGGTTGA
- a CDS encoding Hpt domain-containing protein, with translation MSSLPEHIEAFENYCALEAQAARLEVADGLARRAHRIFGVAETLSFPKLGQTALKLEVEISNDSTGTDLSHLAGELVSEMYQALNS, from the coding sequence TTGAGCTCTCTGCCCGAGCATATCGAAGCCTTCGAGAATTACTGCGCCCTCGAAGCCCAAGCGGCACGGCTAGAGGTTGCCGATGGCTTGGCACGCCGCGCGCACCGGATCTTCGGTGTTGCTGAAACGCTCAGCTTTCCCAAACTGGGGCAAACAGCGCTGAAGCTTGAGGTCGAGATATCAAATGACAGCACCGGCACAGATCTTTCGCATCTTGCTGGCGAACTCGTGTCGGAAATGTATCAAGCCCTCAATTCCTGA
- a CDS encoding response regulator, whose amino-acid sequence MDDDDDIRAITQIALAVVGELEVLQCSSGLEALEVAQEFSPDILLLDVMMPDITGEETLAGLRQLDGLADVPVIFMTAKAHSDDVEHLMQLGTQRVIAKPFDPLTLASEVVEIWQQSANEA is encoded by the coding sequence GTGGACGATGACGACGACATTCGCGCAATTACACAGATTGCTCTGGCAGTGGTGGGTGAACTCGAGGTTCTTCAATGTTCCAGTGGGCTAGAGGCTCTGGAAGTCGCGCAGGAATTTTCCCCCGATATCCTTCTGCTGGATGTCATGATGCCCGACATCACGGGAGAAGAAACTCTCGCCGGGTTGCGCCAACTCGACGGTCTCGCTGATGTCCCGGTCATCTTCATGACGGCGAAGGCACATTCTGACGACGTAGAGCACTTGATGCAACTCGGCACGCAGCGTGTCATTGCAAAGCCCTTCGACCCGCTCACGCTAGCGTCGGAAGTGGTCGAGATCTGGCAACAGAGCGCAAACGAGGCCTGA
- a CDS encoding two-component system response regulator, which translates to MKILAVDDDPIFRAAFEAVLQHNNIDDFAMAASGPEALRLVSQQAAPFDCIFVDIQMPEMNGIELTGILRAMDPEGLSQIVMVTGMSGRQYIDDAFMAGAVDYITKPLDNLEFKTRLASIRRVHESRLRASAIKDQLEEVTSHQHQLDFEDAETPPDVKGLISFTALRNYLKAVGRPRYSISQRIGLSVENAANIYVRTNDEEFLDIMADVAEVIVDTMKSQNLLVAYAGSGEFMAVTSAIHLASQEQLENQINTALEAYQETYLINCAPVVRVGKPTRGSFFSRRTIDESIEETLSSARARPAMQGFARKRFA; encoded by the coding sequence ATGAAAATCCTCGCAGTAGACGACGATCCTATCTTCCGGGCGGCGTTCGAGGCCGTCCTCCAGCATAATAATATCGATGATTTCGCGATGGCCGCATCGGGGCCGGAGGCCCTGAGGCTGGTGAGCCAGCAGGCGGCACCCTTCGACTGCATCTTTGTGGACATCCAGATGCCCGAGATGAACGGTATTGAGCTCACCGGGATTCTGCGTGCGATGGACCCGGAAGGCCTTTCCCAGATCGTCATGGTCACCGGCATGTCCGGTCGCCAGTACATCGACGATGCCTTCATGGCGGGCGCGGTGGACTACATTACCAAGCCGCTCGACAACCTCGAATTCAAGACTCGCCTCGCGTCGATCCGGCGCGTGCACGAAAGCCGCCTTCGGGCTTCCGCGATCAAGGATCAGCTGGAAGAGGTGACCTCCCACCAGCACCAACTCGACTTCGAAGACGCCGAAACACCGCCTGATGTAAAAGGGCTGATCTCCTTCACCGCGTTGCGCAACTACCTGAAGGCCGTCGGGCGTCCGCGTTACTCGATCAGCCAGCGCATCGGCCTGAGTGTCGAGAACGCCGCAAACATTTACGTGCGCACAAATGATGAGGAGTTCCTCGACATCATGGCCGATGTTGCTGAGGTGATTGTGGATACGATGAAATCTCAAAACCTGCTCGTGGCCTATGCCGGCTCGGGTGAGTTCATGGCGGTAACCTCGGCAATCCACCTTGCTTCGCAAGAGCAACTGGAAAACCAGATCAACACCGCGCTCGAGGCCTACCAGGAAACCTATCTCATCAACTGCGCCCCCGTCGTAAGGGTAGGCAAGCCCACACGCGGTTCCTTCTTTTCCCGGCGGACGATTGATGAGAGCATTGAGGAAACCCTGAGTTCCGCGCGCGCCCGTCCGGCCATGCAGGGATTCGCCAGAAAAAGGTTCGCCTGA
- a CDS encoding O-antigen ligase, which translates to MTGLTGPERMVYKTLVWTWPFYAVGALYVVGPVLAWLLGGLAALALYLGPAMRADLRPTGPVPALVWAWFTGMAVMLVALWIGHLDWGLGLKQTIKSSIGWAKGWALLALFPLAGAVLQIRREVLIRGQCVVGLWTLALAPVLLAAPYIGLPERIFTSPLKAIGGPGPEYFSVYFFTWDPASWTPRWQFYAPWSPFAALLGVIMVLFALEEKDRRWMAAGVAAGVLMILASKSRMGLVGLVACTVAPRMLPLILRGWAWQVTAALTASLAVVGTTLMTLAADAVSAFKGARADSTRVRETLQRIARERWENEAPWFGHGTVHPGSHAVEYMPIGSHHTWFGLLFVKGLVGFFALLVPLAWHVGFALIDAARHPRGRLPLGILMTMVLLSFGENIEIEAYMLWPGLVLLGVHLREVINARA; encoded by the coding sequence ATGACCGGGCTCACCGGCCCCGAGCGGATGGTCTACAAGACGCTTGTTTGGACCTGGCCGTTCTACGCGGTGGGTGCGCTCTATGTGGTCGGGCCGGTGCTGGCATGGCTGCTCGGCGGGCTGGCAGCGCTGGCGCTCTATCTCGGGCCGGCAATGCGTGCCGACTTGCGCCCGACCGGGCCGGTGCCCGCCCTTGTCTGGGCGTGGTTCACCGGCATGGCGGTCATGCTGGTGGCGCTCTGGATTGGCCACCTCGACTGGGGCCTCGGCCTGAAGCAAACGATCAAGAGCTCCATCGGCTGGGCCAAAGGCTGGGCGTTGCTGGCGCTGTTTCCGCTGGCCGGGGCGGTGCTGCAAATTCGCCGCGAGGTTCTGATCCGGGGCCAATGCGTGGTCGGGCTCTGGACCCTCGCGCTCGCGCCGGTGCTGCTGGCCGCCCCCTACATCGGCCTGCCCGAGCGCATCTTCACCTCGCCGCTCAAGGCCATCGGCGGGCCGGGACCGGAGTATTTCAGCGTGTACTTCTTCACATGGGATCCGGCGAGTTGGACCCCGCGTTGGCAGTTCTATGCGCCTTGGTCACCCTTCGCAGCGCTGCTCGGGGTTATCATGGTGCTCTTCGCGCTCGAAGAGAAAGACCGGCGGTGGATGGCGGCGGGCGTGGCGGCGGGGGTGCTGATGATCCTCGCCTCCAAGTCCCGCATGGGGCTGGTGGGGCTGGTGGCCTGCACCGTGGCCCCGCGGATGCTGCCACTGATCCTGCGCGGCTGGGCGTGGCAGGTCACGGCGGCGCTGACCGCTTCGCTGGCAGTCGTCGGCACCACCCTGATGACGCTGGCGGCCGATGCCGTCTCGGCCTTCAAAGGCGCGCGGGCCGACAGCACGCGGGTGCGCGAAACCCTCCAGCGTATCGCCCGCGAACGCTGGGAGAACGAGGCTCCCTGGTTTGGCCACGGCACCGTGCATCCCGGCTCGCACGCGGTGGAATACATGCCGATCGGCAGCCACCACACGTGGTTCGGGCTGCTCTTCGTGAAGGGGCTGGTCGGGTTCTTCGCGCTGCTGGTGCCGCTTGCGTGGCACGTGGGTTTCGCGCTCATCGACGCCGCGCGCCATCCGCGCGGGAGGCTGCCGCTTGGTATCCTGATGACGATGGTGCTGCTCTCGTTTGGCGAGAACATCGAGATCGAAGCCTATATGCTTTGGCCGGGCCTCGTGCTGCTCGGGGTGCACCTACGCGAAGTCATCAACGCCCGCGCTTAG
- a CDS encoding PleD family two-component system response regulator: MREQDLRILAVDDDETFLQLLRTVLAEAGYQDLDTALHAQDAMQKITEAKQPFDCVLLDIAMPGIDGIELCGKVRALPDYRITPILMLTAKLDDASIERAFDAGASDYVTKPIRGLELGARIRTARLLAEQMRRSVGLERSAAQLASRLETLARRSLDEGFTIQGVAACMPDRDLEQMLELLPKTTVATEVFALRIEGIQDIYRNSTAEQFNALLTEVAGNISAKLASSQHFISYVGSGVFGCVVLGNGRRNLEVDVTRLEFWNLKTDVFGNGPQNIRVTMSRTRRPKVEPGKVCVQTLRTAIARATEERLMRRLQLEIDQTKRRDGIIVPRRPRLGGTRRPRPTPPEA, from the coding sequence ATGAGGGAGCAAGATTTGCGGATACTTGCAGTCGACGATGACGAGACCTTCTTGCAGCTGCTGCGGACTGTCCTCGCCGAAGCCGGCTATCAAGATCTGGACACTGCGCTCCACGCGCAAGACGCAATGCAAAAGATCACAGAGGCCAAGCAGCCCTTCGACTGCGTTTTGCTCGATATCGCTATGCCCGGTATCGACGGTATTGAGCTGTGCGGCAAGGTCCGGGCTCTGCCGGATTATCGCATAACGCCGATCCTCATGCTCACGGCCAAGCTTGATGACGCTTCGATCGAACGGGCTTTCGATGCGGGCGCCTCGGACTATGTGACCAAGCCGATCCGCGGCCTCGAGCTGGGGGCCCGCATACGCACAGCCCGTCTACTGGCCGAGCAAATGCGACGGTCGGTTGGCCTCGAGCGATCCGCCGCGCAGCTCGCGTCCCGGCTGGAAACGCTGGCGCGCAGGTCGCTCGATGAGGGGTTCACCATCCAAGGCGTGGCAGCCTGCATGCCCGATCGCGATCTTGAGCAAATGCTTGAGCTTTTGCCCAAGACGACTGTCGCCACCGAGGTCTTCGCCCTGCGCATCGAGGGTATTCAGGACATCTATCGCAATAGCACCGCCGAACAGTTCAACGCGCTGCTGACCGAAGTTGCAGGCAACATCTCCGCAAAACTGGCCTCCAGTCAGCACTTCATCTCCTACGTCGGAAGCGGTGTTTTCGGCTGCGTGGTGCTGGGCAATGGCCGGCGCAATCTGGAGGTCGACGTGACCAGGCTGGAGTTCTGGAACCTGAAGACCGACGTCTTCGGCAATGGGCCGCAGAACATCCGCGTGACCATGAGCCGAACGCGCCGGCCCAAGGTGGAGCCGGGCAAGGTATGCGTGCAGACCCTGCGCACCGCCATTGCGCGCGCCACCGAAGAGCGCCTGATGCGTCGCCTGCAACTGGAAATCGATCAGACCAAGCGGCGCGATGGCATCATCGTTCCACGCCGACCGCGCCTGGGGGGCACCCGGCGCCCGAGGCCAACGCCGCCCGAAGCCTGA
- a CDS encoding ATP-binding protein produces MLNRVEKIPEDRACDIERHNLALRQLFFLSLDPDIEFETKVFKLLGIGCAAFGLPLGIVSRVEGDTYTIDQVRGPDWAPTAGTEFRLAETYCSHTFSSDGVRHFHHAGQSEIAEHPCYISFELESYIGVPIRVGGDRVGTLNFSGPDARSPFTPQEAEFVDLLGRWLGQEALKDRRARELADKTMVLDAIVDTVPDAILTVDEERRITRVNRAAVSTFGRSREEMLGQTTAMLYTDPESYRKQGETIYREARRAGTDRLEMIARRKSGENFNAEIFIAPLNEEGGQRLGVLGVIRDITQQKAVEAAREELISTVSHELRQPTTSAQAAVQLLQAEKHNLSPALQPTLDIAARNLKRVERLVRDILDFERLSTGRGKPNLRLVDLTTLLAQARDDIQPFAAQYGVEVSVVPGAAGQCEIQGDEIRLVQVLNNLLSNAIKASEHGSRVEIGLTETQPGFWVRDHGSGIPAELQSRLYERFTRAPESYASGHSGSGLGLGIARMILEHHDATIAFETAPGVGTTFTVNFPENLDA; encoded by the coding sequence GTGCTGAACCGAGTTGAGAAAATACCCGAAGATCGGGCCTGCGATATCGAGCGGCACAACCTTGCGCTTCGTCAGCTGTTCTTTCTGTCGCTCGATCCGGACATCGAGTTTGAAACCAAGGTCTTCAAGCTGCTGGGGATCGGCTGCGCGGCATTCGGGCTTCCACTCGGAATCGTCAGCCGGGTCGAGGGCGATACCTATACGATCGACCAAGTGAGAGGCCCCGACTGGGCGCCTACAGCGGGCACCGAATTTCGCCTGGCGGAGACCTACTGCTCTCACACCTTCTCGTCCGACGGCGTGCGTCACTTCCACCATGCCGGTCAGTCGGAGATCGCGGAGCACCCCTGTTACATTTCCTTTGAACTCGAAAGCTACATTGGAGTGCCGATACGAGTAGGCGGTGATCGGGTTGGAACGCTCAACTTCTCTGGGCCCGATGCCCGGTCACCCTTTACGCCGCAGGAGGCCGAGTTCGTCGATCTCCTTGGCCGCTGGCTGGGGCAGGAGGCGCTGAAGGACCGCAGGGCGAGGGAACTTGCCGACAAGACAATGGTGCTCGATGCCATTGTCGATACCGTGCCTGACGCGATCCTGACCGTCGACGAAGAGCGCCGCATCACCCGGGTCAACCGCGCAGCCGTAAGCACCTTTGGCCGCTCGCGGGAAGAGATGCTCGGCCAAACAACTGCGATGCTCTACACTGACCCGGAGTCGTACAGGAAGCAGGGCGAAACCATTTATCGCGAGGCGCGGCGCGCCGGCACTGACCGCCTCGAAATGATAGCCCGGCGCAAGTCGGGTGAGAATTTCAACGCAGAGATCTTCATCGCCCCTCTCAATGAGGAGGGTGGTCAGCGGCTTGGTGTGCTGGGTGTCATCCGCGATATAACGCAGCAAAAGGCTGTAGAGGCAGCGCGCGAAGAGCTTATTTCCACTGTCTCGCACGAGCTGCGCCAGCCAACCACCTCGGCCCAAGCTGCTGTTCAATTGCTACAGGCCGAAAAGCACAATCTATCCCCCGCTCTGCAACCCACGCTCGACATCGCCGCGCGGAACCTGAAGCGTGTGGAACGGCTCGTGCGGGATATTCTGGACTTCGAGCGCCTCAGTACCGGGCGGGGCAAACCAAACCTTCGCCTGGTCGACCTTACGACGCTCTTGGCACAAGCGCGGGACGATATTCAGCCCTTCGCGGCGCAATATGGCGTGGAAGTGAGCGTGGTGCCCGGCGCGGCCGGGCAGTGCGAAATCCAAGGCGACGAGATACGGTTGGTTCAAGTGCTCAACAATCTGTTGTCAAACGCGATCAAGGCCTCGGAGCACGGGAGCCGTGTCGAAATCGGTCTAACCGAAACGCAGCCCGGGTTCTGGGTGCGCGACCACGGCTCCGGCATACCCGCAGAGCTGCAATCCCGCCTATATGAAAGATTCACCCGAGCGCCGGAAAGTTACGCCAGCGGCCATTCCGGCTCCGGCCTCGGCCTTGGCATCGCAAGGATGATCCTTGAGCACCACGACGCGACCATCGCCTTCGAAACTGCGCCCGGCGTGGGGACAACTTTCACAGTGAACTTTCCTGAAAACCTCGACGCGTAG
- a CDS encoding acyl-homoserine-lactone synthase yields the protein MSVETMHLHGNLIVNYLKARRQVFIVSKGWQLSETRGMEFDQYDTPEARWIAVHEDGEVLAGIRIAPTTAQCGLHSYMIRDAQLGLLKGLPLDPLFEEAPVSDQIWEATRLFLLDTVPAQRRAEVQRLLMLKMAEAARAEGAHSVIGIVPAVFQRWLKRIGMEAVPMGPRFELDGDRSQAAMFNVSMAPPPHSPEVN from the coding sequence ATGTCGGTCGAAACGATGCATCTGCATGGCAATCTGATCGTGAACTACCTCAAGGCACGGCGACAGGTCTTCATCGTGTCGAAGGGTTGGCAACTCTCCGAAACCCGGGGCATGGAGTTTGATCAATACGACACCCCCGAGGCACGGTGGATCGCCGTTCACGAGGATGGCGAGGTACTGGCCGGCATACGCATCGCTCCCACCACGGCACAGTGCGGGCTACATTCTTACATGATCCGCGATGCGCAACTGGGGCTGCTCAAGGGGCTCCCACTCGATCCGCTTTTCGAGGAGGCGCCAGTGTCAGACCAGATCTGGGAGGCCACTCGCCTGTTCCTGCTCGATACGGTGCCTGCGCAACGACGCGCCGAGGTGCAGCGCCTGCTCATGTTGAAGATGGCAGAGGCGGCCCGTGCGGAAGGTGCCCACAGCGTTATCGGAATCGTTCCGGCGGTCTTCCAGCGCTGGCTGAAGAGGATCGGCATGGAGGCCGTGCCCATGGGGCCACGCTTCGAGCTCGATGGTGATCGCTCGCAGGCCGCAATGTTCAACGTCAGCATGGCCCCGCCCCCCCATTCACCTGAGGTCAACTGA
- a CDS encoding histidine kinase N-terminal 7TM domain-containing protein: MGRARMTCLEGLLADPIFLGTGGVSLIALLAMIRMLRVPHFNGQAFLALTFVGVAWALAMVGLEAASTGVSCQMTWATLAWLGNALVPVAWCFFVFAYLNEAGGFAKSRLRILIAVVPAVVFAVAATNPWHHLVYGEETAIPAGQDTIRYSHGPAFFAIIASLYVFVMAGLVCIARAFTRARRTAWPLLAVLALVTITPLLTNAAYVGLGLTVFGLDPTAFMFTLGILVFTWMLMTSKTMDMANVGQSVLFDKMSEPVALIDRRGAVVLMNSEAKRRDMNELKSAVQAIMRAKDGSDPVRESSPHLTIGQRVYEPRIQEIENPLDPLGNVLGWSITFVDITDRLAINSALEQALKRADDANRAKDEFISFVSHEMRTPLTSLRGGLTLALSGHLGDLSPPLKAPLTIAHRNCVRLARLVDNILLAQKLEIGALSLEEDVVDLESLLDESFQENSMFAKERDVQLSKGSIETATLIKGDAFAVRQIIDNLVSNAIKFSHQGGIVEGRLEAADGQVRLSIRDHGRGIPSGLESKVFGRFDQVPGKGPGMTQGSGLGLHISRQLAAKMAGNITYESSPGAGTTFFIEFPQVEPQRKAPARCA, translated from the coding sequence TTGGGGCGGGCCAGGATGACATGTTTGGAAGGACTGCTTGCGGACCCGATCTTTCTGGGGACAGGCGGGGTCAGTTTGATCGCACTCCTTGCGATGATCCGCATGCTGAGGGTGCCGCACTTCAATGGTCAGGCGTTCTTGGCGCTCACATTCGTCGGCGTCGCTTGGGCCCTTGCGATGGTGGGCCTTGAGGCCGCATCGACTGGCGTTTCCTGCCAGATGACCTGGGCAACCCTCGCTTGGCTTGGAAATGCGCTGGTACCTGTCGCTTGGTGCTTCTTCGTATTCGCCTACCTCAATGAGGCTGGTGGGTTTGCCAAGAGTCGCCTGCGCATCCTGATTGCCGTGGTGCCGGCTGTGGTCTTTGCCGTGGCTGCCACCAACCCCTGGCACCATCTGGTTTACGGCGAAGAGACGGCCATTCCCGCTGGCCAGGACACCATACGATACAGCCATGGGCCCGCCTTCTTTGCGATTATCGCCAGCCTTTATGTGTTCGTGATGGCGGGGCTGGTGTGCATCGCGCGGGCCTTTACCCGGGCGAGGCGAACGGCGTGGCCGCTTCTCGCTGTGTTGGCGCTTGTCACCATAACCCCTCTGCTGACCAATGCGGCCTATGTTGGCCTTGGGCTGACCGTGTTCGGGCTGGACCCGACGGCCTTCATGTTCACCCTCGGCATTCTGGTCTTCACCTGGATGCTGATGACCAGCAAGACGATGGACATGGCCAATGTCGGCCAATCGGTTCTCTTCGACAAGATGAGCGAACCGGTCGCGCTGATCGACCGCCGAGGGGCCGTGGTGCTCATGAACTCGGAGGCAAAGCGCCGGGATATGAACGAGCTGAAGAGCGCTGTACAGGCCATCATGCGTGCCAAAGACGGATCGGACCCGGTCAGGGAAAGCTCGCCGCATCTCACCATTGGTCAGCGGGTCTACGAACCGCGCATTCAGGAGATTGAAAATCCTCTAGACCCGCTGGGCAACGTTCTCGGCTGGAGCATCACCTTTGTCGACATCACCGATCGCCTCGCGATCAACTCGGCACTGGAACAAGCGCTGAAACGTGCAGATGACGCCAACCGGGCGAAGGACGAGTTTATCTCCTTCGTGAGCCATGAGATGCGCACGCCTCTCACCTCACTGAGAGGAGGGCTGACGCTGGCGCTGAGCGGTCACCTCGGCGACTTGAGCCCGCCTCTCAAGGCTCCGCTTACCATCGCTCACCGCAACTGTGTCCGTCTTGCGCGGCTTGTCGACAACATCCTTCTGGCGCAAAAGCTCGAGATCGGAGCGCTATCGCTGGAAGAGGATGTGGTCGACCTTGAGAGCCTTCTCGACGAGAGTTTCCAAGAAAACTCGATGTTCGCAAAAGAGCGCGATGTGCAGCTTTCGAAGGGCAGTATCGAGACGGCCACGCTTATCAAAGGCGATGCCTTCGCCGTTCGCCAGATAATCGACAACCTTGTTTCTAACGCCATCAAGTTCTCGCATCAGGGCGGCATTGTGGAAGGCCGTCTGGAAGCGGCAGATGGGCAAGTGCGGCTTTCGATCAGGGATCACGGCAGGGGCATCCCGTCGGGTCTTGAAAGCAAGGTGTTCGGCCGGTTCGACCAAGTCCCCGGCAAGGGCCCCGGCATGACGCAGGGCTCTGGTCTCGGGCTGCACATCTCAAGGCAATTGGCTGCGAAAATGGCAGGCAACATAACCTACGAAAGCAGCCCCGGCGCGGGCACGACCTTTTTCATCGAGTTTCCGCAAGTAGAGCCGCAAAGGAAGGCGCCTGCCCGTTGCGCTTGA
- a CDS encoding response regulator, with protein MKILAVDDEQVVLDLLTVMVRKVGFSDITTVSSGASALETIANAPSTFDCVLLDISMPDLDGIELCALIRTIPTYHKIPIIMLTARSAEEYIDRSFRAKATDYLNKPLDIVQLANRLQKAQEMIEGLPKRSLALARDTKDDGAEEVSLEREVSIDGVEDIVTFTALQNYLTQLSHVGIAGSQVVAVKVEPIESIFSRASREEFLYVLSEVADAISRAFASDRHLMAYTGNGTFVVVSNKVEMESSIPLEAEIQAMIEERQIEYDNGQPIDIDVSIGNPIRPSLHRTQRVKHTFERAIARAESRGQKKRGSVQPQRFRVVNS; from the coding sequence ATGAAAATTTTGGCAGTCGATGATGAGCAAGTGGTTCTCGATCTTCTGACGGTCATGGTGCGGAAGGTCGGGTTCTCCGACATCACCACCGTGTCATCCGGCGCGAGCGCGTTGGAAACCATAGCAAACGCGCCAAGCACCTTCGACTGTGTATTGCTCGATATCAGCATGCCCGACTTGGACGGCATCGAGCTCTGTGCGCTCATTCGAACCATTCCGACCTATCACAAGATCCCGATCATCATGCTCACGGCCAGGTCCGCCGAGGAGTACATCGACCGTTCGTTCAGGGCCAAGGCTACGGACTACTTGAACAAGCCGTTAGACATTGTGCAATTGGCCAACCGGCTCCAGAAGGCGCAAGAGATGATCGAGGGGCTGCCGAAGCGCTCCTTGGCTTTGGCCCGCGACACAAAAGATGATGGCGCGGAAGAGGTCAGTCTCGAGCGGGAAGTTTCCATCGACGGCGTCGAGGATATCGTCACCTTCACCGCGCTGCAAAACTACCTCACCCAGTTGTCCCACGTGGGCATCGCCGGATCGCAGGTGGTGGCCGTCAAGGTTGAGCCGATCGAGAGCATCTTCAGCAGAGCGTCTCGAGAAGAATTTCTCTACGTTCTCTCCGAGGTCGCCGATGCCATCTCAAGAGCCTTCGCATCTGACCGGCACTTGATGGCCTATACCGGCAACGGAACCTTCGTAGTGGTGTCCAACAAGGTCGAAATGGAATCCTCGATACCGCTGGAAGCCGAGATTCAGGCCATGATTGAGGAGAGGCAGATTGAATACGACAACGGCCAGCCGATTGATATAGATGTCTCCATCGGCAACCCAATCCGCCCAAGTTTGCACCGGACCCAGCGCGTGAAGCACACCTTCGAGCGCGCCATTGCCCGCGCTGAGAGCCGGGGGCAGAAAAAACGCGGCTCCGTTCAGCCACAGCGGTTTCGCGTGGTCAACTCCTAG
- a CDS encoding cell wall metabolism sensor histidine kinase WalK yields the protein MTKEAKREGLGLGARKNVVRAKQMKDYAEVGRKLVWQRQIIFAAALGLAGYYYSIALALMTGALIILSEIYDFTVFKRILVWDGRDAAVARRLLNQLYVGTVLSASVIVFYSIAIALAQGPGTHFMSLFFLFAAALFAAMNNHHILPILVVRIGMYGATFLFIPIYDIWVTGATIQSELWAHLFTSLFVLYFVIDCSRIYLSFYQRSLEQMEALTVENNKAQQGYEAKSEFISTMSHELRTPLTSIKGSIDLTHAGHLGPISEKAEQVMGIAKRNCTRLIELIDEILDLQKIEAGRMPFNMKRFDLRDLVEQSVAANAPFAARLGVRLTCEAEADHLPVVGDSARIEQVLTNIVSNAAKFSPEGSQVRVRLTVEEGRARVSVIDVGPGLADHDRERVFDKFSQVDSSDTRKIGGTGLGMNISKQIMQAHNGSIDYRKNEGAGTTFYFDLDLADDDEEGKPARLDPSAEAAEADDLVTKCVAAS from the coding sequence TTGACGAAAGAAGCCAAACGAGAAGGGCTGGGACTCGGAGCGCGAAAGAACGTGGTCCGGGCCAAGCAAATGAAGGATTATGCCGAGGTCGGACGAAAGCTCGTTTGGCAGCGGCAGATAATTTTTGCGGCTGCCCTTGGACTGGCAGGCTATTACTACAGCATCGCGCTCGCTCTGATGACCGGCGCCCTTATCATTTTGTCGGAGATCTACGACTTCACGGTCTTCAAGCGCATCCTCGTGTGGGACGGGCGCGACGCAGCCGTGGCACGACGCCTCCTAAACCAGCTTTATGTTGGAACGGTGCTCAGCGCCTCGGTCATAGTCTTCTATTCTATCGCGATCGCCTTGGCGCAAGGGCCGGGAACGCACTTCATGTCGCTGTTCTTCCTGTTCGCTGCAGCGCTCTTCGCGGCCATGAACAACCACCACATCCTGCCCATCCTCGTTGTCCGGATCGGCATGTACGGGGCGACGTTCCTCTTCATTCCGATCTATGACATCTGGGTCACGGGTGCGACGATTCAGTCGGAGCTTTGGGCGCATCTCTTCACCAGCCTCTTCGTGCTGTATTTCGTGATCGATTGCTCGCGGATCTACCTGTCATTCTACCAACGCAGCCTTGAGCAGATGGAAGCTCTGACGGTCGAAAACAACAAAGCCCAGCAGGGCTACGAGGCAAAGAGCGAGTTCATCTCGACGATGAGCCACGAACTTCGCACGCCTCTGACGTCGATCAAGGGGTCTATCGACCTCACCCACGCCGGACACTTGGGCCCGATCAGCGAAAAGGCTGAACAAGTGATGGGCATCGCCAAGCGCAACTGCACCCGATTGATCGAGCTGATTGATGAAATTCTCGACCTTCAGAAGATCGAGGCGGGACGCATGCCCTTCAATATGAAACGGTTCGACCTGCGAGATTTGGTGGAGCAGTCCGTTGCTGCCAACGCTCCCTTTGCTGCACGCTTGGGCGTGCGGCTCACCTGCGAGGCGGAAGCCGATCATCTGCCGGTGGTGGGAGACTCGGCGCGTATCGAGCAGGTGCTTACCAATATCGTGTCCAACGCGGCCAAGTTCTCTCCTGAGGGCAGCCAGGTTCGCGTGCGTCTGACGGTCGAGGAGGGGCGGGCGCGGGTGTCGGTGATCGACGTAGGCCCCGGCCTTGCCGACCATGACCGCGAGCGCGTGTTCGACAAATTCAGCCAAGTCGACTCGTCCGACACCCGCAAAATCGGTGGCACGGGTCTCGGCATGAACATTTCAAAGCAGATAATGCAGGCTCACAACGGCTCCATCGACTATCGAAAGAATGAAGGCGCCGGTACGACCTTCTACTTCGATCTGGACCTCGCCGATGACGATGAGGAGGGGAAGCCTGCAAGGTTGGACCCTTCGGCAGAAGCGGCAGAAGCCGACGACCTTGTTACGAAATGCGTCGCCGCCAGCTGA